GAAGCCGTGGCCGCGCTGGCGGCCGATCGGGGAGTGATGCTATGAGCGACGCCCAGATCAAGCGCAGCGGCTTCATCGGCGCCACCATCGGCAACGCCTGGGAAGGGCTGCGCGACGCCGTGTCGGGCGTCAAGCCCACGCGCTCCAAGATGATGGAGTACGACCAGCCGCTGCTGTGGGTGTCGATCGTGCTGCTGGGCCTGGGTCTGGTGATGGTGTATTCGGCGTCGATCGCGCTGCCGGATTCGCCCAAGTACGCCAACTACACCAACGGGCACTTCCTGTTGCGCCACGCGTTCTCGCTGCTGATTGGCGTGATCGGTGCCGTGGTCGCCTTCCAGATCCCGGTCAAGTTCTGGGACAAGTACGCGCCCAAGCTGTTCATCATCGCGCTGGTGCTGCTGGTGGTGGTGCTGATCCCGCACGTGGGCAAGGGCGTGAACGGCGCGCGCCGCTGGCTGCCGCTGGGCGTCATGAACTTCCAGCCGTCCGAGCTGATGAAGCTGGCGGTGGTGCTGTATGCCGCGAACTACACGGTGCGCAAGCAGGATTGGATGCAGAACGTGCGCAAGGGCTTCCTGCCGATGGGCGTGGCGGTGGCCTTCGTCGGCTCGCTGCTGCTCCTGGAGCCCGACATGGGCGCCTTCCTGGTGATCGCCGCGGTGGCGATGGGCATCCTGTTCCTGGGCGGGGTCAACGGCAAGCTGTTCGGCGGGTTGGTGCTCACCGCGGTGTCGACGTTCTCGCTGCTGATCCTGATGTCGCCGTGGCGGCGCGAGCGGATCTTCGCCTATCTGAATCCGTGGCAGGAAGAATACGCGCAGGGCAAGGCGTACCAGCTCACTCACTCGCTGATCGCCTTCGGCCGCGGCGAATGGACCGGCGTCGGCCTGGGCGGCAGCATCGAGAAGCTGCACTACCTGCCGGAGGCGCATACCGACTTCATCCTGGCCGTGATCGGCGAGGAGCTGGGCTTCGTCGGCGTGCTGATCGTGATCCTGCTGTTCTACTGGATGGTGCGCCGCGCCTTCGAGATCGGCCGCACCGCGCTGCAGCTCGACCGCACCTTCGCCGGCCTGGTCGCCAAGGGCCTGGGCATCTGGATCGGCTGGCAGGCCTTCATCAACATGGGCGTGAACCTGGGCCTGCTGCCGACCAAGGGGCTGACGCTGCCGATGGTCAGCTACGGCGGTTCGGGCATCCTGATGAACTGCATGGCGATCGCGCTGCTGCTCCGTATCGACTACGAGAACCGCGTCCTGATGCGTGGAGGGAAGGTATGACGGCACGCGTGTCGGCCGATCTGCCGCGCACCCTCCTCGTCATGGCCGGCGGCACCGGCGGCCACATCTTCCCCGCGCTGTCGGTGGCCAGGCTGCTGGCCGCGCGCGGGTGGCAGGTGGTGTGGCTCGGCAACGCGAGCGGCATGGAAGGCCAGCTCGTGCCCAAGCACGGTTTCCCGCTGGAGTCGGTGCGTTTTGGCGGCGTGCGCGGCAAGGGCCTCGTCACCAAGTTCCTGCTGCCGCTGAACCTGCTGCGCGCGTTCTGGCAGAGCCTGGGCGTGGTGCGCCGCGTGCGTCCGAACGTGGTGCTGGGCATGGGCGGCTACATCACCTTTCCGGGCGGCATGATGAGCGTGCTGCTGGGCGCACCGCTGGTGCTGCACGAACAGAATTCGATCGCGGGCCTGGCCAATCGCGTGCTCGCGCGCGTGGCCGATCGCGTGCTGTGTGCCTTTCCGGGTGCGCTGCCCGGCGCCGAGTGGGTCGGCAATCCGATCCGTGCCGATCTGGCGGCGCTGCCGTCGCCGCAGGCGCGCTATGCCGAGCGGAGCGGTCCGCTGCGGGTGCTGGTCGTGGGGGGCAGCCTGGGCGCCGCCGCGCTCAATGACGTGGTGCCCCGGGCGCTGGCCCTGCTGCCCGCCGACACGCGCCCGATCGTCATCCACCAGGCCGGCGCCAAGCAGATCGACACGCTGCGCGCCAACTACGCCGCCGTGGGCATCGACGAGACGCACGCGCAGGCCGTGCCCTTCATCGACGACATGGCCGCTGCCTATGCGCAGGCGGATCTGGTGATCTGCCGCGCCGGCGCGATGACGGTGTCGGAGGTGGCCGCGGCCGGGGTGGCGGCGCTGTTCGTGCCGTTCCCGCATGCGGTGGACGACCACCAGACCACCAACGCGCGCTTCCTGTCCGAGCGCGGCGCGGCGCTGCTGGTGCCCCAGCCGTCGCTGGGGCCGGCATCGCTGGCGGATACACTCGCGTCCCTGACGCGCGCGCAATTGGCCGATATGGCGGCCAAAGCACGCGAGCAGGCGCGGCCGGAAGCGGCCGAGCGTGTCGCCGACATCTGTGTCGCGGCGGCAAGGGCATAGGGAACCGATTTATGAAGCACATCGTCAAGAACATCCATTTCGTGGGCATCGGCGGCGCCGGCATGAGCGGCATCGCCGAGGTGCTGCTGAACCTGGGCTACCGCGTGACGGGCTCCGACCTGGGGCAGAGCGCGGCCACGCAGCGTCTGACCGCGCTTGGGGCCACGGTCATGCAGGGCCACGCGCCGGAGCACGTGGTCGGCGCCAACGCCGTGGTGGTGTCCACCGCCGTGCGCGGCGACAACCCCGAGGTGCTGGCCGCGCGCGCCAAGCGCATCCCCATCGTGCCGCGCGCGGTGATGCTGGCCGAGCTGATGCGCCTGAAGCAGGGCATCGCCATCGCCGGCACGCACGGCAAGACCACCACCACCAGCCTGGTCGCTTCCGTGCTGGCCGAGGGCGGGCTCGACCCGACCTTCGTGATCGGCGGACGGCTCAATTCGGCCGGCGCCAATGCGCGGCTGGGCACGGGCGATTTCATCGTCGCCGAGGCGGACGAGTCCGACGCGTCGTTCCTCAACCTGTTCCCCGTGATCGAGGTCATCACCAATATCGATGCCGATCACATGGACACCTACGGGCACGACTTCGCGCGGCTCAAGCAGGCGTTCATCGAGTTCACGCACCGCCTGCCGTTCTACGGCATCGCCGTGTTGTGCGTGGACGACCCGAACGTGCGCGAGATCCTGCCGTTCGTGTCCAAACCGGTGGTGCGCTACGGCTTTGCCGAGGATGCGCAGGTCCGCGCCGTCAACGCGCGCGCGGTGGACGGCCGCATGGAATTCACCGTGATCCGGCAGCTCAACGGCCACGCCGAGCCGCCGCTGTCGATCACGCTCAACCTGCCCGGCATGCACAACGTGCAGAACGCGCTGGCCGCCATCGCCATTGCCACCGAGCTGGAGGTGCCCGACGAAGCCATCGTCAAGGCGCTGGCCGAGTTCAACGGCGTCGGCCGCCGCTTCCAGCGCTACGGCGAGGTGCCTACCGCCGACGGCCAGGGCCGCTTCACGCTGATCGACGACTACGGCCACCATCCGGTCGAGATGGCGGCCACGCTCGCCGCCGCGCGCGGCGCGTTCCCGGGTCGCCGCCTGGTGCTGGCCTTCCAGCCGCACCGCTTCACGCGCACGCGCGATTGCTTCGAAGATTTCATCAAGGTGCTCGGCACGGTCGACGCCTTGCTGCTGGCCGAGGTGTACGCGGCCGGCGAGCCGCCCATCGTGGCGGCGGACGGGCGTGCGCTCACGCGCGCGCTGCGGGTGGCCGGCAAGATCGAGCCGGTTTTCGTGGAACAGATTGAAGACATGCCGCAAGCCATCCTGGACGCGGCGCAGGACAACGACGTGGTCATCACCATGGGTGCGGGATCGATCGGGCAGGTACCTGGTCAGGTGGTTGCTCGGCAGGCGGAAGTGCGTGCCGCGAACGTGGTCGACCTCAACGGGGGCGCCGCAGCATGACGACCGGTCCGTTCGTCCCCCATCCGACGCTCGATCCGAAGTCCCTCGGCAAGGTGGGCGTGATCCTCGGCGGTCGCTCGGCCGAGCGCGAGATCTCGCTGCTGTCGGGCAACGGCGTGCTGGCGGCGCTGCGCTCGCGCGGCGTCGACGCGCATCCGTTCGACCCGGGCACGCAGCCGGTGGCCGGGCTCGCCGCGCAGGGCTTCCACCGCGTGGTGATCTCGCTGCACGGCCGCTTCGGCGAGGACGGCACGATCCAGGGGCTGCTCGAGCAGTTCGGCATTCCCTACACCGGCAGCGGCGTACTCGCGTCTGCGCTGGCGATGGACAAGGAAGCCACCAAGCGCTTGTGGCAGACGCACAGCCTGCCGACCCCCGATTTCGTGATGCTGCACGCCGGCGCCGACTGGCAGGCCGTTGCCGACCGCCTGGGCCTGCCGCTGATCGTCAAACCGGCGCGCGAGGGCTCGTCGATCGGCCTGACCAAGGTGACCAGCGTGGCCGAATTGCCCGCCGCCTACGAAAAGGCCGCGCGCCTGGACCGCGACGTGATGGCCGAACAGTTCATCGACGGCGACGAGCTGACCTGCGCCGTGATCGGCGAAGGCGAGCACGCGACGGCGCTGCCGCTGATCCGCATCGTCGCGCCGCAGGCCAACTACGACTACCAGCACAAGTACTTCACCGACGACACGCGCTACGAGTGCCCCGCGCCGATTCCCGCCGAAGCGGCGGCGCGTGTGCAGGCGCTGGTGGTGCAGGCGTATCGCAGTCTGGGCTGCCGCGGCTGGGGCCGCGCCGACATCATGCTGCGCAAGCACGATGGCGCGCCGTTCCTGCTCGAGATGAACACCTCGCCGGGCATGACCGGGCATTCGCTGGTGCCGATGGCCGCGCGCGCGGTGGGCATCAGCTATGAAGATTTCGTGCTGCAGCTGGCGGCGACCGCGTCGCTGGAGCTGCGCGCGAGCCACGACTGGAAACCGGAATAAGCGACAGGACGCCATCCGCCATGTGGAACAACACCCGCCTCCTCAACGTCATCGCGAGCGCGCTGTATGCGCTGTTCGCGCTGGCGGCCGTGGGCGTGGGCGTGTTCTGGCTGATGCAGCGCCCGGCGTTCCAGCTGAGGCAGGTGCGCGTGCTGCCGATGGCCGGCAGCGAACTGCGCCACGTGAACGTGCCGAGCGTCCGGGCCAACGCACTGGCCAAGCTGCACGGCAACTTCTTCACGCTGAACCTGGACGATGCGCGCGCCGCCTTCGAGTCCGTACCCTGGGTGCGCCGCGCCAGCGTGCGCCGGGTCTGGCCGAACGGGCTGCTGGTGGAAGTGCAGGAGCACGAGGCGCTCGGCACCTGGGGCGGCAACGAATCCGGCAAGCTGATCAACACGTATGGCGAGGTCTTCGTCGCCAACCTCGCCGAGGCCGAGGACGATGCCGACCTGGTCGCGCTGGCGGGCCCTGAGGGCACCGAGCAGGAAGTGGTCGACAAGCTTGAAACCATGACCGAGTGGTTCAAGCCGATGAGCGCGGAGCCCGTGAGTGTGACGCTCACCGACCGCTACGCCTGGCGCGCGCGGCTGTCCAACGGCACGGTCGTCGAGCTGGGCCGCGAACTGAATGATGATGACCGCACCGCGCTGGCCGCGCGTGCCCGCCGCTTCGTGCGCGCGTGGCCGCAGGTGACCCAGCGCTGGGGCGGCCAGATCGAATACGCCGATCTGCGCTACCCGAACGGGTTCGCGGTTCGTGCAGCGGGTGTGCGCTTCCTCACCGATGCGCAGGCCGCGGTGCTGGCGAAGGGGGGCAAGCTGCCCGGCACCGGCAATGCCACGAAGGCCGACGCGAAAGCGGGGGCCGGCGCGGCCGCCAACAACAAATCGACGCGAAGCACAGAGAAAACGCGATGAGCAAGGAATACAAGGATCTTCTGGTCGGGCTGGACATCGGCACCTCCAAGGTGGTGGCGGTGGTGGCGGAGCTTCGGCCCGACGGCGCCTACGAGGTCATCGGTATGGGCCAGACCGAGTCCAAGGGCCTGAAGAAAGGCGTGGTCGTCAACATCGAGGCGACCGTCCAGTCGATCCAGAAAGCGCTCGAAGAAGCGGAACTGATGGCCGACTGCAAGATCAGCGAGGTCTTCACGGGCATCGCCGGCAGCCACATCCGCAGCTTCAACTCGAGCGGCATGGTGGCGATCAAGGACAAGGAGGTCACGCCGGCCGACGTGGCGCGCGTGATCGAGACCGCCAAGGCGGTCAACATCCCGACCGACCAGCAGATCCTGCACATCCTCACGCAGGAATTCATCATCGACGGCCAGGAGGACGTGCGCGAGCCGATCGGCATGAGCGGCATCCGCCTGGAAGTGAAGGTGCACATCGTCACCGGCGCGGTCAGCGCGGCGCAGAACATCGTCAAGTGCGTGCGCCGCTGCGGCCTGGAAGTGCACGACCTGATCCTGCAGCCGCTGGCCTCGAGCCTGGCGGTGCTGACCGAGGACGAGAAGGAGCTGGGCGTGGTGCTGGTCGACATCGGCAGCGGCACCACCGACATCGCCATCTTCAGCGAGGGCGCGATCCGCCACACGGCCGTGATCCCCATCGCCGGCGACCAGATCACCAACGACATCGCCATGGCCCTGCGCACGCCGACGCCGGATGCCGAGGACATCAAGATCCAGTACGGCATCGCCAAGCAGGTGCTGGCCGATCCGGACGAGATGATCGACGTGCCCGGCGTGGGCGACCGCGGCCCGCGCACGCTGTCGCGCCAGGCGCTGGCGGCGGTGATCGAGCCGCGCGTGGAAGAGCTGTTCTCGCTGGTGCACCAGGTGGTGCGCGAATCGGGCTACGAGGAGCTGCTCAGCAGCGGCGTGGTCCTGACCGGCGGCACCGCGATGATGCCCGGCATGGTGGAGCTGGGCGAAGACATTTTTCTCAAGCCCGTGCGCGTGGGCGTGCCCGAGTATCGCGGCAACCTGCACGAGGTGGTGAAGAGCCCGCGCTACGCGACGGTCATGGGTTTATTGCAGGAGGGCCGCGTACAGCGTATGCGCGGTCGCAAAGTCGCAGTGCAGTCCGGATCGGCTAAACAGGTCTGGACTCGCATGAAGGAGTGGTTCATCGGCAATTTCTAACTCGAACCATGGTGTTTGGCGATGTGCTCCCGGGGGGGAGCGAAGCTTGGTTTTTGTTTTGATGTTTTTTGACTCAGGAGTCAGGCGTTGCGGCGGGGAGGCTGCATCGTCTGGGAGCTGAGCATTTCTGGAGGCAACGATGGACTTCGACATGATTGAAACGGAAATGCAGGACGGCACCATCATCAAGGTGGTGGGCGTCGGCGGCGCGGGCGGCAACGCCGTGCAGCACATGATCAACCGCGGCGTGCAGGGCGTGGAATTCATCTGCATGAACACCGATGCGCAGGCGCTCAAGCGCTCGAGCGCATCGCGCGTCCTGCAGCTGGGCAACTCCGGCCTCGGTGCCGGTGCCAAGCCCGAGGTCGGCAAGACCTGCGCCGAACAGGCACGCGAGCAGATCGCCGATGCGCTGCGCGGCTCGCACATGGTGTTCATCACCGCGGGCATGGGCGGCGGCACGGGCACGGGCGCCGCACCGGTGGTCGCGCAGATCGCCAAGGAAATGGGCATCCTGACGGTGGGCGTGGTCTCCAAGCCCTTCGACTTTGAAGGCGCTCGCCGCGCCAAGGTGGGCGAGCATGGCGCCGACGAGCTCGAAGGCCATGTCGACTCGCTGATCGTGGTGCTCAACGAGAAGCTCTTCGAAGTCATGGGCGACGATGCCGAGATGGACAAGTGCTTCCAGTGCGCCGACGACGTGTTGCACAACGCCGTGGCCGGCATCGCGGAAATCATCAACGTCGACGGCCTGGTGAACGTCGACTTTGAAGACGTGAAGACCGTGATGGGCGAGCAGGGCAAGGCGATGATGGGTACGGCCACCGTATCCGGCGTCGATCGTGCGCGCCTGGCGGCCGAGCAGGCCGTGGCGAGCCCGCTGCTCGAAGGCGTGGACCTGTCGGGCGCGCGTGGCGTGCTGGTCAACATCACCGCCAGCCGCTCGCTCAAGCTGTCCGAGACTAAGGAAGTGATGAACACCATCCGCAGCTATGCCGCGGAAGATGCCACCGTCATCTTCGGTACGGTCTACGACGATGCCATGGGCGACGCGCTGCGCGTGACCGTGGTGGCGACGGGCCTGGGCCGCGCTGCCCGCAACAAGCAGCAACAGCAGCAGACCATGACGCTGCTCAAGACGGGCACCGACAACCAGCCGGTGGCCTTCGGCGGTGGCGTGGTGGGGCATACGGTGGCAGCCGCGCCGGACTACAGCAACTTCGATACCCCGGCGGTGTGGCGCAGCTCGCGCGAGTCGGCTTCGGCTCACGTTGCTGCGTTGCAGGAAAAGGGCGTCGATACGTACGACATTCCGGCGTTCCTGCGCAAGCAGGCCGACTGACCGGCGGGTCGATCCGCGCAGGTTCGATTGTCGGCGGCGGCACCCGCCGCGCGCGATTCACGGCTCCCCTCCGTGACCGCTGCGCAGCGGACAGTCTGTCGCAGAACAATCGGCGGCGCGCGACGAACCGGACACAGTCGTTGCCGCCGGGCGGGCTGGCCTCTGGCCGCCTCCCCGGAAGGGTTCACCCTGCTCGGCGGGGGTGCCCGTTCGTCGCGCCGCTTGCGGTGCGATCGCGCTGATGTGGTTGTCTCCCAGGACCGCCCGCGTGGATCTCCCACGCGGGCGGTCTCGTCTTATGATGGGAGTATCCCGCGCGCGAACTCCTGTCACGATCATGATCCAGCCCGGCCAGCCGCTGCCCGACGCGACGCTCTACGAATACTTCGAAGTGGAAAAGGACGGCTGCGCGCTCGGGCCCAATGCCTTCTCGGCAGCGGATCTGGCCCAGGGCAAGACGATCCTCATCTTCGGCCTGCCTGGCGCCTTCACGCCGACCTGCTCGGCGCGCCACGTGCCCGGCTATCTCGCCCACTACGATGCGCTGCGCACCAAGGGTGTCGACGAGATCTGGTGCGTGTCGGTCAACGACGCCTTCGTGATGGGAGCCTGGGCGCGCGCGCAGGGCACTGACGGCAGGGTTCGCATGCTGGCGGACGGCAGCGCCGAATTCACGCGCAGGCTCGGTCTCGAGCAAGACCTGTCCAAGCGCGGCATGGGCGTGCGTTCGCAGCGCTACGCCATGATCGTCAAAAACGGTGTGGTAACCGTGCTACAGGTGGAGGCCCCGGGGCAGTTCGCCGTCAGCAATGCGGAATCGATGCTGGCGCGCCTCTGACGCCACCCGCATCCCTCCGAACGGCCGAGTCCTGTCCGGCATCCCGCACCGCCGTGCGACCGATGACGCAACGGCATGGTGGCTGCGTGCTGAAATCGTGAGCAGACTATGGCAGGGCCTAACATCCCGATACAAAAGTCGTTTTGGAGGCAGGCACGTGAAAATGGTATGCTTCGGGTTATCACCTATGTAGAGTGCATAGATAAAAACAATCGAATTGGAAAGTGAGTTGAGGGCGGCCATGTTGAAACAACGCACCATCAAGTCCGTGGTCAAGACCGTCGGCATCGGGTTGCACTCGGGCCGCAAGGTGACGTTGACGTTGCGTCCGGCGGCCCCCGGCAACGGCATCATCTTCACACGCGTGGACCTGGATCCGGCCGTCGAGATTCCCGCCACCGCCAGCGCTATCGGCGACACCCGCCTGGCCTCCGTGCTGCAGAAAGATGGCGCCCGGGTGTCCACGGTCGAGCACCTGATGTCCGCCTGCGCGGGGCTCGGCATCGACAACCTGTATGTCGATGTCGACGCTGAGGAAATCCCCATCATGGACGGCAGCGCGGCCTCGTTCGTGTTTCTGCTGCAGTCGGCCGGTATCGAGGAGCAGGGCGCGGCCAAGCGCTTCATCCGCGTGATCAAGCCGGTGGAAGTGCGCGACGGCGACAAGCTGGCGCGGCTCGAGCCTTATTTCGGATTCAAGCTGTCGTTCACCATCGAATTCCGTCACCCGGCCGTCGACAAGACGGGGCAGACGTTCGAGATCGATTTCGCCGACACCAGCTACACCCGCGAGATCGCCCGTGCGCGCACCTTCGGCTTTGCCCACGAGGTCGAGATGCTGCGGGAGATCGGGCTGGCGCGCGGCGGCAGCCTGGACAACGCCATCGTGCTCGATGAGCACCGCATGCTGAACAACGACGAGCTGCGCTATGGCGATGAGTTCGTCCGCCACAAGATCCTGGATGCGATCGGCGACCTGTACGTGGTCGGCTACCCGCTGATCGCGGCCTATACGGCGCACAAGTCCGGCCATGGCCTGAACAATGCGTTGCTGCGCGCGCTGCTGGCCGATGAGGCGGCGTACGAAATCGTCACGTTCGACAAGGTGGAAGAGGCGCCGCGCGCCTTCCTGCCGCAGTTGCAGCCGGCATTCTCCTGAATCGACGCGGTGGTTGTGCCCATGAAAAAGCGCCCGAAAGGGCGCTTTTTCATCGAGGCGGCCGGTGCCGCACCACCATCTCCGCCAACGCCCGCCTGAGCGGCGAATCGGGCAGGCCGTCAGCCAGTGTCGCCAAGCTGTTGAGCCCAACTGCCGTCATCTTGGCGCGTTTGGGCGGCTTCTCGGTCTCTTGTGGCCATAAGCTGTCATTTCCGCCCTGCGGTTGTACCCGTACACGAATTGCGGTAACCTGCGATCCCCGGCGCTGCAGACGTTCCAGCAAGGTGGGTACCACCTGCCGTACGCGCGCCGCAGCTGCACTGTTTGCAGCGAGCAGCACCAACGTCGCTTCCCGGCTGTCGCGCGCATCGTTCCGGATGCCGCCGATCGCCACGCCGCCGCCCAGTCCGGGTGGCAACAGCGACAACACCTCCGCTTCCAGAGACGCCAGTTGCTTGGCCGCTTGCATCAGCGGGCCGACCGAGCCGGCACCCGTGAGCCAGTCCTGGACCGGTTTTGCCACGGGCGTCTTGAGAGCGGGATGAACAAAGATGCGCATGCCGGCATTGTAGGGCGCTTCCTTGCGCTTTCGTGCCGTCAGGCGGCTTTTTGTCCGGAAAAGAGCGATGCAGATCATCCTGATTCACCCGCGCAAGGCCGGCGCGGTGCACCTGTCCCGCCGCCAGTTCGCGGTGGCCATGGGCGCGGCGCTGCTGGCCGTGGCGGCGCTGTCGGGCGGGGCGACCTGGCTGGCGGTCAAGCGCGGCCTGGTGCCCGGCGCAACCGCGGCCGCCAGCACCGAGGCCGACAAGCGCATTACCCGCGAAAACCTCAACCTGATGGCCGCGCGCATCGGCGAAATGCAGGCGCAGATGGTGCGCCTCGATGCGTTGGGCGCCCGCGTTTCAGGGCTGGCCGGCGTGCCGCCGCGCGAGTTCGACTTCAAGTCGATGCCGGGGCGCGGCGGACCGCAGGGAGCCGTCTCGCGCTCGCTGTCGATGCCGGAGATCCAATCCGAACTGGACCGCCTGACCCGCTCGGCCGACCAGCGCAACGACTACCTGAGCGTGCTGGAGTCCACCCTGATGGACCGCCAGATCCACGCCAAGATGATGCCGACGGTGCGGCCGGTTGCCACCGGCTACGATTCGTCGGGCTTTGGGGTGCGCATCGATCCGTTCACGGGCCGGCGCACCCAGCATGACGGCGTCGACTTCGTCGGGCCGGTCGGCACACCGATCGTGGCCGCCGCCGGCGGGGTAGTGGTGGCCAGCGAGTATCACCACGAGTACGGCAACATGATCGACATCGATCACGGCAATGGCCTGAAGACCCGGTATGCCCATGCCTCCAAGGTGTTCGTGAAGGTCGGCGACATCGTCAAGGCAGGGCAGCGGATCGCCCTGATCGGCCGCACCGGCCGCGCGACCGGTCCGCATCTGCACTTCGAGGTGCACGTCAACGACGTGCCGCAGAATCCGGTCGCATTCCTGGAGAACGCCGGCCAGCCAAAGATGGCGGTGGACAAGGATGCCGGCCCACAGATGGCCGCCGCCGATATCGGCAAGAGCCTGGCCGCCGCCGGCCGTTGACGGCCAGAGTTGCAGCCGGGCGGCCCGTCCCCAACTGCACCGGGATGTGGCCGCGCTGGAGTGCGGCGTTCCTGCCACATCCGGCCGGTCGGCCGCCATCAAGGCGAGGTTTGGCACATGCTAAACTCCCGCCTTTGCGCCAACCCTTTTCGGGCCGTTGCGCCGCCTGCGTTTCGCGTTCGTTCCGCGATCCTTCCGACGGGTGGCACGCCGGTCCCTGCCATCGATGATCACGGGCCTTCTCAAGAAGATTTTCGGCAGCCGCAACGAACGGCTGATCAAACAGTACCGCCGCAAGGTGGTGCAGATCAACGCGCTCGAACCCACGTTCGAGGCGCTTTCCGATGCCGAACTGCAGGCCAAGACCCAGGCATTCCGCGAGCGCTTCGCCAAGGGCGAGACCCTCGATGCGCTGCTGCCCGAAGCATTCGCCGTGTGTCGCGAAGCCAGCAAGCGCGTGATGAAGATGCGCCATTTCGACGTGCAGCTGATCGGCGGCATGGTGCTGCACGATGGCAAGATCGCCGAAATGCGCACTGGCGAAGGCAAGACGCTGACCGCCACGCTGGCGGTCTACCTGAATGCGATCGCCGGGCTGGGCGTGCACGTGGTGACGGTCAACGACTACCTGGCCCAGCGCGATGCCGAATGGATGGGCAAGCTCTACAACTGGCTGGGCCTGTCGGTCGGGGTCAACCTGACCACCATGGCCCACGATGAGAAGCAGGCCGCCTACGCTGCCGACATCACCTACGGCACCAACAACGAGTTCGGCTTCGACTACCTGCGCGACAACATGGTGTACGACGACAGCCAGCGCGTGCAGCGTCCGCTGAACTACGCCATCGTCGACGAGGTGGACTCGATCCTGATCGATGAAGCCCGCACGCCGCTGATCATCTCCGGGCAGGCCGAGGACCACACCGACCTGTATCGCCGCATGAACAGCATCCCGCCGCTGCTCACGCGCCAGATCGGCGAAGAGAAGGCCGACGGCACCGGCGTCGAGAAGCCGGGCGACTACTACGTCGATGAAAAATCCCACCAGGTCTACCTGACCGAAGCGGGGCACGAGAAGGCGGAGCAGATCCTGCTGCAGGCGGGCCTGCTGGCCGAGGGCGAATCGCTGTACGCGCCGCAGAACATCACGCTGATGCACCACCTGTATGCCTCCCTGCGCGCGCACAGCCTGTTCCACCGCGACCAGCACTACGTGGTGCAGGGCGACGAGGTGATCATCGTCGACGAATTCACCGGCCGCCTGATGCAGGGCCGCCGCTGGTCCGACGGCCTGCACCAGGCCGTGGAGGCCAAGGAAGGCGTGCAGATCCAGCAGGAAAACCAGACGCTGGCGACCATCACCTTCCAGAACTACTTCCGCATGTACGCCAAGCTGGCGGGCATGACCGGCACGGCCGATACCGAAGCCTACGAGTTCCAGGAGATCTACGGCCTGGAGACGGTGGTGATC
The sequence above is a segment of the Ralstonia nicotianae genome. Coding sequences within it:
- the ftsW gene encoding putative lipid II flippase FtsW yields the protein MSDAQIKRSGFIGATIGNAWEGLRDAVSGVKPTRSKMMEYDQPLLWVSIVLLGLGLVMVYSASIALPDSPKYANYTNGHFLLRHAFSLLIGVIGAVVAFQIPVKFWDKYAPKLFIIALVLLVVVLIPHVGKGVNGARRWLPLGVMNFQPSELMKLAVVLYAANYTVRKQDWMQNVRKGFLPMGVAVAFVGSLLLLEPDMGAFLVIAAVAMGILFLGGVNGKLFGGLVLTAVSTFSLLILMSPWRRERIFAYLNPWQEEYAQGKAYQLTHSLIAFGRGEWTGVGLGGSIEKLHYLPEAHTDFILAVIGEELGFVGVLIVILLFYWMVRRAFEIGRTALQLDRTFAGLVAKGLGIWIGWQAFINMGVNLGLLPTKGLTLPMVSYGGSGILMNCMAIALLLRIDYENRVLMRGGKV
- the murG gene encoding undecaprenyldiphospho-muramoylpentapeptide beta-N-acetylglucosaminyltransferase — protein: MTARVSADLPRTLLVMAGGTGGHIFPALSVARLLAARGWQVVWLGNASGMEGQLVPKHGFPLESVRFGGVRGKGLVTKFLLPLNLLRAFWQSLGVVRRVRPNVVLGMGGYITFPGGMMSVLLGAPLVLHEQNSIAGLANRVLARVADRVLCAFPGALPGAEWVGNPIRADLAALPSPQARYAERSGPLRVLVVGGSLGAAALNDVVPRALALLPADTRPIVIHQAGAKQIDTLRANYAAVGIDETHAQAVPFIDDMAAAYAQADLVICRAGAMTVSEVAAAGVAALFVPFPHAVDDHQTTNARFLSERGAALLVPQPSLGPASLADTLASLTRAQLADMAAKAREQARPEAAERVADICVAAARA
- the murC gene encoding UDP-N-acetylmuramate--L-alanine ligase encodes the protein MKHIVKNIHFVGIGGAGMSGIAEVLLNLGYRVTGSDLGQSAATQRLTALGATVMQGHAPEHVVGANAVVVSTAVRGDNPEVLAARAKRIPIVPRAVMLAELMRLKQGIAIAGTHGKTTTTSLVASVLAEGGLDPTFVIGGRLNSAGANARLGTGDFIVAEADESDASFLNLFPVIEVITNIDADHMDTYGHDFARLKQAFIEFTHRLPFYGIAVLCVDDPNVREILPFVSKPVVRYGFAEDAQVRAVNARAVDGRMEFTVIRQLNGHAEPPLSITLNLPGMHNVQNALAAIAIATELEVPDEAIVKALAEFNGVGRRFQRYGEVPTADGQGRFTLIDDYGHHPVEMAATLAAARGAFPGRRLVLAFQPHRFTRTRDCFEDFIKVLGTVDALLLAEVYAAGEPPIVAADGRALTRALRVAGKIEPVFVEQIEDMPQAILDAAQDNDVVITMGAGSIGQVPGQVVARQAEVRAANVVDLNGGAAA
- a CDS encoding D-alanine--D-alanine ligase, translated to MTTGPFVPHPTLDPKSLGKVGVILGGRSAEREISLLSGNGVLAALRSRGVDAHPFDPGTQPVAGLAAQGFHRVVISLHGRFGEDGTIQGLLEQFGIPYTGSGVLASALAMDKEATKRLWQTHSLPTPDFVMLHAGADWQAVADRLGLPLIVKPAREGSSIGLTKVTSVAELPAAYEKAARLDRDVMAEQFIDGDELTCAVIGEGEHATALPLIRIVAPQANYDYQHKYFTDDTRYECPAPIPAEAAARVQALVVQAYRSLGCRGWGRADIMLRKHDGAPFLLEMNTSPGMTGHSLVPMAARAVGISYEDFVLQLAATASLELRASHDWKPE
- a CDS encoding cell division protein FtsQ/DivIB, translating into MWNNTRLLNVIASALYALFALAAVGVGVFWLMQRPAFQLRQVRVLPMAGSELRHVNVPSVRANALAKLHGNFFTLNLDDARAAFESVPWVRRASVRRVWPNGLLVEVQEHEALGTWGGNESGKLINTYGEVFVANLAEAEDDADLVALAGPEGTEQEVVDKLETMTEWFKPMSAEPVSVTLTDRYAWRARLSNGTVVELGRELNDDDRTALAARARRFVRAWPQVTQRWGGQIEYADLRYPNGFAVRAAGVRFLTDAQAAVLAKGGKLPGTGNATKADAKAGAGAAANNKSTRSTEKTR
- the ftsA gene encoding cell division protein FtsA, with the translated sequence MSKEYKDLLVGLDIGTSKVVAVVAELRPDGAYEVIGMGQTESKGLKKGVVVNIEATVQSIQKALEEAELMADCKISEVFTGIAGSHIRSFNSSGMVAIKDKEVTPADVARVIETAKAVNIPTDQQILHILTQEFIIDGQEDVREPIGMSGIRLEVKVHIVTGAVSAAQNIVKCVRRCGLEVHDLILQPLASSLAVLTEDEKELGVVLVDIGSGTTDIAIFSEGAIRHTAVIPIAGDQITNDIAMALRTPTPDAEDIKIQYGIAKQVLADPDEMIDVPGVGDRGPRTLSRQALAAVIEPRVEELFSLVHQVVRESGYEELLSSGVVLTGGTAMMPGMVELGEDIFLKPVRVGVPEYRGNLHEVVKSPRYATVMGLLQEGRVQRMRGRKVAVQSGSAKQVWTRMKEWFIGNF